The nucleotide window GCGAACACCGCACTCGCGTGGCCCTCGATCGCCACCGGCGTTCGGCCGGACAAACACGGGATCTACGCGTTCTACAAGCTCGGGACGAACTACCGCCATCGCGTCAACACCGGCGAAGACGTCGCCCAGCCCGCGCTCTGGGAGCTCGTCTCGCCGTCGACGGTCGTCAACATGCCGATGACCTACCCCGCATCGTCCATCGACGGGCGGATGGTCACGGGGATGATGACGCCGAGCCGGGACGAGGGGTTCACCCACCCGCCCGAACTCGCCACGACGATCGCCGATCGCGTGCCCGACTACGAGATCGGGCTCGACTGGAACGAGTATCGCGACCGGCCCGGGGAGTTCCCCGACGCGCTCGCGTCGCTGGTCGCCGCCCGTCGCGAACTGATGAACGACTTCCTCGCGGACGACTGGCGGCTGTTTTTCTTCGTCTACACCGCTCCTGATCGCCTCCAGCATCTCCTCTGGGACGAGGAGATATTGCTCGATCACTACAAACAGCTCGATGCCGTGCTCGGCGATGCCCGTGAGGCGGCGGCCGACAACGACGCGAACCTCTTCGTCGTCTCCGACCACGGGTTCGGCCCCATCAAGAAGAACGTCCACGTCAATCGGGTGCTCGCCGATGCCGGCTATCTCACGCCGAAATCGGACACCGGTACGCGCAGCACGCTCTCGCGGATCGGCCTCACCAAGGAGCGCGTGCTCGGAACGCTCGACAGGTTCGATATCGACGTCGACGAACTCGCCACACGGCTGCCGGACGCGCTCGTCGATCGCCTCGCCGCCGGCATCCCCGGCGAGAACGTGCGTTACGACGTCGAATACGACAAGACGACCGCGTTCGTCCACGCACAGGGAACTCTCTACGTCAACGACACCGAGCGCTTCGAGCAGGGGATCGTCCCGCCGGGGCGGATCGACGCGCTCAAAGCCGAACTGACGGATACCTTCACGCGAGTCCGCCATCCCGACACCGACGAGCGCGTTCTCGACGTCCACGACGGCGACGAGCTGTTCCCGACCGACGACGCCGCGCCGGATCTCGTCGTCGAGCCGCGCGAGGGCTACTACGTCAAACCCTCGCTCTCCGAGACGGTGTTCTCCGATCCCGGCAGCCACGCCGCCGACCACCGTCCAGAGGGGATCTTCCTCGCGGAAGGTCCCGATATCGCCGCCGGCGCGACGCCGACCGACGCGAGCGTGTTCGACGTCGCGCCGACGGTGCTCCACAGTATGGGTGCAGCGGTGCCCACGACCGTCGACGGGCGCGTGCTCGACGAGCTGTTCGCACCCGATTCGTCGGCTGCCGACCGATCGATCGAAACTGTCGATATCACGAGCTCCGACAGCGGGTCGCGTAGCGACGAACGCACCGACGGCGAGGACTTCAGTGACGTCGAAGAACGCCTGCGAGGGCTGGGGTACGTCGAGTAATGCGCGACACCGAACTGCTCATCGTCGGACGGCAGGGACCGGGCGGGATCGGCCAGTACATCAGCGAGCAGCGCCGTCACCTCGCCGGCCGGCTCCACGTGTCGGCGCACAAGAGCGGCGCGTTCGACACCGAGGGCGTCGGCGCGTTCGTCCGCTCGCTGCTGGTCATCGTCTGGAACATGCTCTCGTATACGGTGCGCTCGCGGCCGGATATCGTTCACATCCACTCCTCGCACCGGTTCTCGTTCTACCGGGCGGGTTACTACGTGCTCTTCAGCAAGTACGTCTGGCGGTGTCCCGTCGTCTTCCACGTCCACGGCTCCTCGTTCGACGTGTTCGTCTCGACGGAGTCGCGACCCGTGCGGTGGTTCCAGTCGGTCGTGTTCGGTGCCGCCGACGAGATCGTCGTCCTCTCCGAATACTGGAAGGAGACGCTCTCGAAACACACCGACCCCGAGAAACTCACCGTGATCCCGAACGCGGTCGACGCCGCCGACTACACGCCGTCGTTCGACGGCGACGTCCCGCACATCGTGACGGTCTCGAACCAGCTCCCGCGCAAGGGCGTCGTCGAGTTCGCCGAGGCGGTTGACGAGCTCACCGACCGCGATCTGGAGTTCCGGGTGACGATCGCGGGCAAGGGACCGCTCTCGAACCACTCCGAGCGGCTGGCCACGACCTACGACAACGTGGAGTATCTCGGCTACATCTCCGAGGAGAAAAAGCACGAGCTGCTCGGCGCGGGTTCGATCTTCGTCCTGCCCTCCCACGCCGAGGGGCTGCCGATAGCGATGCTCGAAGCGATGGCCGCGGGCAACGCCATCGTCTCGACGACGGTGGGCGCGATTCCGGAAGTGATCGCCGACGAGCGCGGCCTGCTCGTCGAACCGGGCGACGCCGACGGGCTCGCCGACGCGCTCGCGGAACTCGTCGCCGATCCCGAGCGCGTGGCCGCGATGGGCGAGGCGAACCGACGAGCGGCAAGCGACGAGTACGCCTGGGAGACCGTCACCGAGGAACTGCTCGCGACCTACGACCGCAATCTCGCGGCCGAGGCGCTCCGCTGAGGACTGTTCTCGTCGACGGCCGTCCGCCAGCACGACCACAAGAGCGAAACCCGACCCGTGAGAGAAGGGTGATATGACCGACAGCCGAGAGTCCGGAGGGCCGCGATAGATGCACGTCTGTCTGCTCACCGCAGGAACGTTTCCGCCGGACGAGCGTCTCGCACAGGCGGGTGCGGCGCTGCGGGCGGGCGGCCACGCGGTGACGGTCTGTGCGCGCGGAACGGGCGGGCCGACCGAGGCGATCGTCGACGGTATCGACGTTCGGCGACTGCCCGACGACGACCTCTACTCGGGGCCCAAAGGTATCCTCGACGGCGCGCGCTACGCGCTGAGCTACGTCCAGCCCGCCTGGCTGCGTGCCGCGAGCGCGGTCGACGACGAACAGTCGATCGACGTCTGCTGTGTGACCGATCTCGACCTGCTGAAAACGGGACTGAAAATCGGATCGAAACTCGACGTCCCCGTCGTCGCCGATCTGCCGAGCGCCCCGGCCGCCACCGCGACAGCCGAGGCCGCGCGTGGCGGTCGGCTGCGACAGTACGGCCGCCGCGTGTTCCACTCCTCGTGGCGACGCGGCCGACTGCTCGGCAAGCGGGTCCCCGACGTGGATCGTCTGGTGACGACCTGTGAGGAGGCGCGTGCCGAGTACGTCCGCGAGCGGGAGATCGATCCCGAGCGCGTCGCGATCGTCTGCGAGACTGTCGAATCCGATCTCGCCGCGAGAACCGAGCCGGTCGACGGACTCGGGTTCGATCACGAGACGGCGTTCGTCGTCACCGTCGTCGCCGATGGCGTTTCCCAGAACTCGCTCGAAACGGTCGTCACGGCCGCGGCGCGGGCGGCCGACCGTGCTGCCGACCTTCGCGTGCTGATCGTCGGCGACGTCGAGGAGGCGGCGCTCGACGATCTCGAACGACTCGCGCGGCGACAACTGGCCGCCGGTCGGATCAGCTTTCGCACGGAGAACCTGGAGCTGGCGAACTATCTCGCCGCGAGCGACGTCTGCGTACTGCCCGAGCGTTCGCAGGCGACGGAGACCACGGTTCCACGGGCGTTCTTCACTGCGCTGGCGCTCGGGGTTCCAGTGGTCGCCGGCGAGACGCCACCGCTGAAGCGACTGCTCGACCGGACCGGAGCGGGGCTGTGCGTGCGACACGGAACGGGTGCGTTGACGGGGGCGCTGGTGGAGCTTGCCGATCCGGATCGGCGAAACGAACTCGCCGCGAACGCCCGCGTGGCGGCCGAGGGTGTGTTCGACAGCGAGTGCGATGCCAAGAAACTGCGTGAACTGTACGAATCGCTGCTCGTGACGCCGGAACCCGACGTTACGGTTCCGCGAGCAGATTCGTGAGCGCCATCAGATACGAGCCGATCTCGTAGGAACCCTTGTACATCTGGTCGTCGATGTCGAGGCGATCGTCGACGGTGAGAAATCGCATCGGGACGCCGAGTTCGCTCAGCTCGACGAGATTTCCACGACTGCTGTCGCCGTAGATCCAGGCCATCGCGCGACTCACCTCGGGATCGAAGTCGCGCTCGCCGCCCGCCGCCTCGTAGTGGGCGACCGCGTTGACGAAGAACGTCTGGTGGCACTCGTAGAGGAAATCCCAGTAGGGCGGGCGGAAGCCGAGGCGTTTCGTCGTCCCGCGGCGCGCGCGCCGAACCGACGACACCTCGTCCTCCCACACGAACGCGCCGTCGTCGCGCATGCGCTTGTCGATCGTCCGTTCCAACACGCGCTCGACGTTTTCGAGGTAGCCCGTCTGTCCGGTCACCTCGATCGCGCGGGCGAACCCCCAGCAGGCGTACATCTGGTTCTGGTGGCGACGGGTCGTGTGGTTGTCGAAGACGAACAGTCCGTCCGGCGTGAGCCGGTCGTTCATCAGCGCCAACGCCTCCGAGAGCGCCTCTCGCACCACCGATCCGGACTCGCGCTCGACGAGATACGACCAGCCGTAGGCCACTAAGCTGTCCTCAGCGTGGGTGAAATCAAAGCGGTCGTGCGAGTGCTCGAACAGTTCCCACGCGACGCGCTCGTGGGTAGCGTCGAACACCTCGGCCGCGAGCGAGAACGCACAGATGAGGGGGCCGATGCCGTAGCTCGGCATCGCCGAGAGCGTCCCGTTCTCGATCTCTTCGGCGAAGTAGTCGAGCGCGCGCCGGAGTTCGTCGTCGTACCGATCGGTGCCGAGCGCGGAGACGCGCCACTGGAGCGCGCCCATGAGGCCAAAGGGCGCGTAGCGCCACAGCTCGCGGTCGTCGGGCGTCCACTCGAACTCGACATTTCCACTACCGCTACCGCCAGCAATCTCGTAGTCGAGCCCGCGGAGAATTTTTCCGTCCTCAGTGTCCCAGAAGCCGTTTTCGTCGACCGGCCGGAACAGGCAGTCGAGCGCGTCGTCGAGATAGCCCTGGTAGTCGAGCGGTTCGGCCGCGAGCACGAGATACGAGGCGTCGTCCCAGCGCTTGCGGGCGGTGAGCTCGTCGCTCGCGCGCTCGGCAGCGTCGACGAACGGTTCCTGAAGGCTCGCCGGGAGGGTATTGAGCGCCATGTGGACGTAGTAGGGATACTGAAAGACGAGATCGGCGTCGAGCAGTCGCCAGTCGGGTGCGAGCAGCGAGAGGGCCTCGCGCGGCTCGTAGTAGTGGTTGTCGGGCCAGCCGTTCGCGGCGTAGGGCGAGCGCGGCGTCGGCACCGAGAAGACGAACTTCCCGCCATCGTCGATCACGCGCCCTACCTCGGCGGTGAGCGATTCGACGTCGAGGAACTTCCAGTCGTAGGGACCGATCGAGACGGCGGCGTCGAACGCATCGTCGGCGAAGGGAAGCGATGGCCGTTCGGGATCGGTGCTTCGGTACTCGTCGACGGCGTCGCCGATCGTCTCGCTCGCGTAGGCACTCGCGTCGTCGGAGAAATCGACGCGCGCGAGCGAGTCGGCCGCGACGCCGCGGGTGACGTTCGCTTCGGAGGCGAGATCGAGCACGCGCCCGCCGCCGAGTGCGGCGAGCGCGCGCCGGCGTTCCTCGTCGCGGAGCTGCTGGATGAGCGGGGTAGTCGGGGGCTGGCGCACCCACTTCCGGAGGATCGCGTCGCGGGTCACTGTCGGCAACGCGCTCTCGGCACACATTTAGCTATTCCTTCGCTCGTCTCGACCATGTCCGACGACTCACTCGTTTCGGTCGTGATCCCGACCTACTACCGCAACGATCGCCTCCGCGAGGCCATCGAGAGCGTCGTCTCACAGACGCAGCCGACGGAGATCATCGTCGTCGACGACTCCGGCGAGGGCCACGCAAAGCCCGTCGTCGACGAGTACGACCTCACGTATGTCGAGCTCGATAGCAATATCGGATCGAACCCCGCCCGCAGCGTGGGTGCCGAGCGCGCATCGGGGGAGTACGTCCAGTTCCTCGACGACGACGACCGACTACTGCCCACGAAACTCGCCGATCAGGTAGCGCTACTCGAACGCACGGGTGCGAGCGTCGCCTACTGCGGAATGACCTACGAGGACGGCACGACGATCCTTCCTGATCCGTCCGCCCGTGGCGACGTGCTCGCTCGCGCGCTCGAGTTCTCCCTCTCGCCGTGTGTCACCTCGACGATGCTCGTCGCGCGCGATGTGCTCGAAGCGGTGCTGCCGCTACCCGACCGCCCCGGCGGCGACGATCTCGGACTGATGATCGATCTCGCGCGCGAGCACGAGTTCGAGTACGTCGACGAGGCGCTGGTCGATCGCGGCGTCATCGATGACTCGCGGGGCAAATCACCGGGGCTCATCCGCGGGCGCAGGGAGATCATCCAGGAATACGACGATCTCTACGACGACTTTCCGTCCTCCGTGCGGGCGAACGCCCTGGCGAACACCGACAAACTGGAAGCCCGGATGGAACTGCGCGGCCGGCGGTGGTCGTTCTCGACAGTGCGTTCGTTCGCACTCGCGTGCTATCACGCGCCCTCGCTCCGGACGGTGATTCCCCTGTTCGCCTCGCTGTTCGGACAGGTGGGGATGGACGCGATGCAGCGTGGCTACTCGCTGGTTCGATAGCGGCTATTCGTCGTGCGACGCCCGCCAGTTCATCGCGGTGTCGCGTGCGCGGCGAGCAGCACCGAGCGCGTGCTGACCGAGCAGCGCGAACAGCATGATGAACGTGCTCTCGGCGGAGCGCTTGTAGCCCATCGCACGGCGTGCATAGGCGAACGCACGCCGGCGCTGACCGCGTTCGAGCGCGACTCGCGCGTGCGCTCGACACTGCTTCTCGCGGAGGCGACGCTCGATATCGGGGTATCTCTCGATCTCTTCGCGGTACTTCTCCCAGATCATCTGATTGACATCGACGCCGTGGGTGAGCTGCTGTGAGATGTTGTCCGTATGGAAGATGCGTTCGACGAGGCGCTCGTCGACGTACTCGAACTCGTACTCCTTGGCGAGACGGATGCAGTGGTCCCAGTCCACGCCGCGGGGAAAGCCGGGATCGAACCCACCGAGCTCGAAACATTCGGCGCGCAGCATGTGGCTCGAATGGGGATGGAGACCGAACCGGGCGATGACGTCGGGATAGATGTCGCCGCGGCGCTCGGGGCGATAGACTCTGACCACTCGTTCGCCCTGTTTGACCACTCCACCGGTGTAGACGATACCGACCTCGTCGTTCGCGCGCTCGAAGGCAGCGAGTTGTTTTTCGACCTTCTCCTCGTGCCAGCGGTCGTCGTCGTTGAGCACGCAGACGAACTCGCCGTCGGCGAGCTCTGCCGCACGATTCATGCTCGCCGAAATGCCGCGATTTTCCCCGTTGTGGCGGACGCGCACGCGGTCGTCGTCCTCGTAGGCCGCGAGCCGTTCTTCCGTGTCGTCGGTCGAGCCGTCGTCGACGACCACGACCTCGATCTCGTCGTGGCTCTGTTCCAAAACGGTGTCGATGGCCCCGGAAACGTAGTCGGCGCGGTTGTACGTCGGGAGGATAGCGCTGACGAGGGTCATGGACCGGGTTCGACCCATCACGGTGAAAACCCCTCGTGTCGCGGTCGCGGCGTGAACCCAGCCTTAAGTCCCTGAGCGTGTTCCGGGTGGTATGCACGTCTGTATGCTCCTCCCCGAGCGCTTCCCGCCGGATATCCGCGTCCGGAAGGAGGCGTCGGCGCTGCGTATGGCCGGCCACACCATCACGCTGCTCTGTCGCGGCGGGCCGACCGAGCAGAGCTTCGCGCGCCTCGACGGGATCGACGTCGAGCGCCTGCCCGCCGATCGGTTGTTCGCTGGCCTCTCGGGAATGATCGACGGGCTCCGCTACGTCGCGAGCGCCGTCCATCCGGCCTGGCAGCGCGCCGTCCGGGAACTCGATCGACAGAACCCGATCGACGCCCTCCACGTCCACGATCTCCCGCTCGTACAGACGGGGCTGGCGCTCGGTGAGGAGCTCGACGTGCCGGTCGTCGCCGACCTTCACGAGAACTACCCGGAGGCGGCCCGGCAGATACAGCAAATGCGCGGTTGGGGCGAGATCGCCCGCGATCCGGAGGCGCTCGTCCAGCGCGTCGCCTTCGCACCCTGGCGGCTCAAACGTCTCGAACGCACAGGTGTGAAGCACGCCGATCGCACCGTCACGGTCTGCGAGGAGGCCCGCGCACACTACATCCGTGACTGCGGCGCGGAGCCCGCTGACGTGACGGTCGTCTCGAACACCGTCGATCTCGACGCCTTCGCCGGCGACGTCGAGCCGCCCGCGACGCTCGATCTCGCTCCCGACTCGTTCGTCGTCTCCTACGTCGGCAACTTCACGCGTCACCGTGGGCTCGACACGCTCGTCGAGGGGTTCGCGCGACTCGTCGAGGAGAGCCCCGATGCCGAGCTCCTGCTCGTCGGGACGGGCAACGACAACTACGTCGGGGGGCTGAAGGCGCTCGCCCGCTCGCTCGGCATTCGTGAGCGGGTCACGTTCACCGGCTGGGTCGATTTCGCCGACGTTCCCCGCTATCTGGCCGCGAGCGACGTCTCGGCCGTGCCCCACGCCGCGACGGCACACACTGAGACGACCGTCCCGCACAAGCTCTTCCAGGCGATGGCGATGGGCGTCCCGGTCGTCGCGAGCGACGTCGCACCGCTCGCGCGCATCGTGGGTCGCACCGACTGTGGGCTCGTCACGCCGGCCGGCGACGGCGACGCGCTCGGCACGGCGCTCGCCGAACTCACCGACGAGGATCGGGCGAGCGACTGTGGGACGAACGGGAGGGCGGCTGTCGAGGACGAGTACAACTGGGCGCGCGACGGCCAACGGCTGTGTGATCTCTACGACGGACTGCGCGTCGAGGGGTAGCACCGACACACTCACCCCGACGGCCCGACAACCGTCGTCGATGAGTACCTTCGACCTCCCCGAGTTCTTCGACGAGTTCACCGAGCGCGACTGGCGGAGCGACGCGGACGGCACGGTCAGGATCGCGATGATCGGTCTCGGCTGGTGGACGCTCGAAAAGGCGCTCCCGGCCGTCGAGCGTGCGGAGTTGTGCGAGACGACGGTGCTCGTCAGCAGCGACGCGGAGCGCGCGACGGCGACCGCCGAACGCCACGAGACGATCCAGGACGGCATCTCCTACGAGGCGTTCCACGACGGCGCGGCAAGCGAAGAATACGACGCCGTCTACATCGCCACGCCGAACGCCGTCCACCTGGAGTACGCCGAGACGGCCGCCGAGCTCGACAAGGCGATCCTCTGTGAGAAACCGATGGAGGCGAGCGTCGAGCGTGCCGAGAAACTGGTCGAAGCGTGCGAGTCGGTGCCGCTGATGATCGCCTATCGGATGCAGACCGAACCGGCCGTCCGGCGGGCGCGCGAGCTGGTCCGTGAGGGGTTTGTCGGCGACCCCGTGGCGATCCACGGCGCGATGACCCAGCGCCTGCTCGACATCAACTCCGACACCGACCAGTGGCGGCTCGACCCCGATCTCGCGGGCTACGGTGCGAGCGTGATGGACCTGGGCATCTACCCGCTCAACACTGCCCGGTTCGTCCTGGATTCGGATCCCACCTCGGTCCAGGCGTCGATAAGTTCGTCTCACGACGCTTTCTCGGCGGTGCCAGACGAACGCGCGAGTTTCCGCGTCGACTTCCCCGACGACGTCTCGACTGTGTGCACGGCGAGTCAAAACGCCGCCCAGTCGAGCCATCTCCGGATCACGGGCACGGCGGGCGAACTCGAACTCGATCCCGTCTTCTTCCCCGACGAACCCCGAAAACTCCGGCTGCGGCGGGGCGATCTCGACACCACGATCGATTTCGACCAGCGCAGCCAGATGACCGAGGAGTTCGACTACTTCGCCGACCGCGTGCTCTCGGAAACCGAGCCACAGCCGAATGGCGAGCACGGACTGGTCGATATGCGCGCGCTTGAAGCCATCTACGAGGCCGGAGAGAGTGATTCGCCGGTTTCGCTCTGAGTCGGCCGTTCAGAGCACCGCTACCACTCGGCGACGGAACCGTCGTCGTGACGCCAGATCGGGTTGTGCCAGTCGATCTCGCCCGCCTGCTCGCGGACGTGCTCCTCGTCGATCTCGATGCCGAGCCCCGGACCATCGGGGATCTCGACGAACCCGTCCTCGTAGTCGAACACCGACGGCTCGGCGAGATAGTCGAGCACGTCGCTACCCTCGTTGTAGTGGATCCCGAGACTCTGTTCCTGGATGTGCGCGTTGTGCGCGCAGGCATCGACCTGGAGACACGAGGCGAGCGCGATCGGGCCGAGCGGGCAGTGCGGCGCGAGCGCGACGTCGTGGGCGGCGGCCATGTCCGCGATCTTGCGGACCTCGGTGATGCCGCCGGCGTGTGAGAGGTCAGGCTGGATCACGTCCACACCACCGGCAGCGAGCAGTGGCGCGAAATCCGTCCGCGAGTAGTGGCGCTCGCCGGTCGCGATCGGCGTCGTCGTATGGGCGGCGATCTCCGGCAGGAGCTCGTCGTGCTCGGGCAGCACGGGCTCCTCGATGAACATCGGGTCGTGCTGTTCGAGCACCGCCGCGAGGCGCTTGGCCATCGGTTTTGCGACCCGGCCGTGGAAATCGACGCCGATCCCGACCTCGGGACCGACCGCCTCGCGCACCGTCGCGAGTCGTTCGCCGACGTCCTGGATCGCCGCTGGTGATTCGACCTGCCGAAATTCGGCTGTCGCGTTCATCTTGAGCGCGTCGAAGCCCGCCCCGACGCGCTCGCTCGCCGCCTCGGCGACGTCGCTCGGCCGATCGCCGCCGACCCAGCTGTAC belongs to Halococcus qingdaonensis and includes:
- a CDS encoding glycosyltransferase family 2 protein, whose translation is MSDDSLVSVVIPTYYRNDRLREAIESVVSQTQPTEIIVVDDSGEGHAKPVVDEYDLTYVELDSNIGSNPARSVGAERASGEYVQFLDDDDRLLPTKLADQVALLERTGASVAYCGMTYEDGTTILPDPSARGDVLARALEFSLSPCVTSTMLVARDVLEAVLPLPDRPGGDDLGLMIDLAREHEFEYVDEALVDRGVIDDSRGKSPGLIRGRREIIQEYDDLYDDFPSSVRANALANTDKLEARMELRGRRWSFSTVRSFALACYHAPSLRTVIPLFASLFGQVGMDAMQRGYSLVR
- the gfo6 gene encoding D-xylose 1-dehydrogenase Gfo6 — protein: MSTFDLPEFFDEFTERDWRSDADGTVRIAMIGLGWWTLEKALPAVERAELCETTVLVSSDAERATATAERHETIQDGISYEAFHDGAASEEYDAVYIATPNAVHLEYAETAAELDKAILCEKPMEASVERAEKLVEACESVPLMIAYRMQTEPAVRRARELVREGFVGDPVAIHGAMTQRLLDINSDTDQWRLDPDLAGYGASVMDLGIYPLNTARFVLDSDPTSVQASISSSHDAFSAVPDERASFRVDFPDDVSTVCTASQNAAQSSHLRITGTAGELELDPVFFPDEPRKLRLRRGDLDTTIDFDQRSQMTEEFDYFADRVLSETEPQPNGEHGLVDMRALEAIYEAGESDSPVSL
- a CDS encoding class I SAM-dependent methyltransferase, encoding MCAESALPTVTRDAILRKWVRQPPTTPLIQQLRDEERRRALAALGGGRVLDLASEANVTRGVAADSLARVDFSDDASAYASETIGDAVDEYRSTDPERPSLPFADDAFDAAVSIGPYDWKFLDVESLTAEVGRVIDDGGKFVFSVPTPRSPYAANGWPDNHYYEPREALSLLAPDWRLLDADLVFQYPYYVHMALNTLPASLQEPFVDAAERASDELTARKRWDDASYLVLAAEPLDYQGYLDDALDCLFRPVDENGFWDTEDGKILRGLDYEIAGGSGSGNVEFEWTPDDRELWRYAPFGLMGALQWRVSALGTDRYDDELRRALDYFAEEIENGTLSAMPSYGIGPLICAFSLAAEVFDATHERVAWELFEHSHDRFDFTHAEDSLVAYGWSYLVERESGSVVREALSEALALMNDRLTPDGLFVFDNHTTRRHQNQMYACWGFARAIEVTGQTGYLENVERVLERTIDKRMRDDGAFVWEDEVSSVRRARRGTTKRLGFRPPYWDFLYECHQTFFVNAVAHYEAAGGERDFDPEVSRAMAWIYGDSSRGNLVELSELGVPMRFLTVDDRLDIDDQMYKGSYEIGSYLMALTNLLAEP
- a CDS encoding glycosyltransferase family 4 protein codes for the protein MHVCMLLPERFPPDIRVRKEASALRMAGHTITLLCRGGPTEQSFARLDGIDVERLPADRLFAGLSGMIDGLRYVASAVHPAWQRAVRELDRQNPIDALHVHDLPLVQTGLALGEELDVPVVADLHENYPEAARQIQQMRGWGEIARDPEALVQRVAFAPWRLKRLERTGVKHADRTVTVCEEARAHYIRDCGAEPADVTVVSNTVDLDAFAGDVEPPATLDLAPDSFVVSYVGNFTRHRGLDTLVEGFARLVEESPDAELLLVGTGNDNYVGGLKALARSLGIRERVTFTGWVDFADVPRYLAASDVSAVPHAATAHTETTVPHKLFQAMAMGVPVVASDVAPLARIVGRTDCGLVTPAGDGDALGTALAELTDEDRASDCGTNGRAAVEDEYNWARDGQRLCDLYDGLRVEG
- a CDS encoding glycosyltransferase, which produces MHVCLLTAGTFPPDERLAQAGAALRAGGHAVTVCARGTGGPTEAIVDGIDVRRLPDDDLYSGPKGILDGARYALSYVQPAWLRAASAVDDEQSIDVCCVTDLDLLKTGLKIGSKLDVPVVADLPSAPAATATAEAARGGRLRQYGRRVFHSSWRRGRLLGKRVPDVDRLVTTCEEARAEYVREREIDPERVAIVCETVESDLAARTEPVDGLGFDHETAFVVTVVADGVSQNSLETVVTAAARAADRAADLRVLIVGDVEEAALDDLERLARRQLAAGRISFRTENLELANYLAASDVCVLPERSQATETTVPRAFFTALALGVPVVAGETPPLKRLLDRTGAGLCVRHGTGALTGALVELADPDRRNELAANARVAAEGVFDSECDAKKLRELYESLLVTPEPDVTVPRADS
- a CDS encoding alkaline phosphatase family protein; the protein is MNEGDARRRALVLGLDGVPWERLRAWAAAGELPNVAALIDEGAAGPLASTQPANTALAWPSIATGVRPDKHGIYAFYKLGTNYRHRVNTGEDVAQPALWELVSPSTVVNMPMTYPASSIDGRMVTGMMTPSRDEGFTHPPELATTIADRVPDYEIGLDWNEYRDRPGEFPDALASLVAARRELMNDFLADDWRLFFFVYTAPDRLQHLLWDEEILLDHYKQLDAVLGDAREAAADNDANLFVVSDHGFGPIKKNVHVNRVLADAGYLTPKSDTGTRSTLSRIGLTKERVLGTLDRFDIDVDELATRLPDALVDRLAAGIPGENVRYDVEYDKTTAFVHAQGTLYVNDTERFEQGIVPPGRIDALKAELTDTFTRVRHPDTDERVLDVHDGDELFPTDDAAPDLVVEPREGYYVKPSLSETVFSDPGSHAADHRPEGIFLAEGPDIAAGATPTDASVFDVAPTVLHSMGAAVPTTVDGRVLDELFAPDSSAADRSIETVDITSSDSGSRSDERTDGEDFSDVEERLRGLGYVE
- the dgoD gene encoding galactonate dehydratase, translated to MSEITDYELFAVPPRWLFLRVETSDGRVGWGEPVVEGRAHTVRAAVEELFESHLLGADPDPIEDHWQAMYRGGFYRGGPVLMSAIAGVDQALWDLKGKQFDAPVHELLGGPVRDRMQVYSWVGGDRPSDVAEAASERVGAGFDALKMNATAEFRQVESPAAIQDVGERLATVREAVGPEVGIGVDFHGRVAKPMAKRLAAVLEQHDPMFIEEPVLPEHDELLPEIAAHTTTPIATGERHYSRTDFAPLLAAGGVDVIQPDLSHAGGITEVRKIADMAAAHDVALAPHCPLGPIALASCLQVDACAHNAHIQEQSLGIHYNEGSDVLDYLAEPSVFDYEDGFVEIPDGPGLGIEIDEEHVREQAGEIDWHNPIWRHDDGSVAEW
- a CDS encoding glycosyltransferase family 2 protein, encoding MTLVSAILPTYNRADYVSGAIDTVLEQSHDEIEVVVVDDGSTDDTEERLAAYEDDDRVRVRHNGENRGISASMNRAAELADGEFVCVLNDDDRWHEEKVEKQLAAFERANDEVGIVYTGGVVKQGERVVRVYRPERRGDIYPDVIARFGLHPHSSHMLRAECFELGGFDPGFPRGVDWDHCIRLAKEYEFEYVDERLVERIFHTDNISQQLTHGVDVNQMIWEKYREEIERYPDIERRLREKQCRAHARVALERGQRRRAFAYARRAMGYKRSAESTFIMLFALLGQHALGAARRARDTAMNWRASHDE
- a CDS encoding glycosyltransferase family 4 protein, producing MRDTELLIVGRQGPGGIGQYISEQRRHLAGRLHVSAHKSGAFDTEGVGAFVRSLLVIVWNMLSYTVRSRPDIVHIHSSHRFSFYRAGYYVLFSKYVWRCPVVFHVHGSSFDVFVSTESRPVRWFQSVVFGAADEIVVLSEYWKETLSKHTDPEKLTVIPNAVDAADYTPSFDGDVPHIVTVSNQLPRKGVVEFAEAVDELTDRDLEFRVTIAGKGPLSNHSERLATTYDNVEYLGYISEEKKHELLGAGSIFVLPSHAEGLPIAMLEAMAAGNAIVSTTVGAIPEVIADERGLLVEPGDADGLADALAELVADPERVAAMGEANRRAASDEYAWETVTEELLATYDRNLAAEALR